From the Lathyrus oleraceus cultivar Zhongwan6 chromosome 4, CAAS_Psat_ZW6_1.0, whole genome shotgun sequence genome, one window contains:
- the LOC127136478 gene encoding uncharacterized protein LOC127136478: MKEDEDIETMFSRFQILVYGLQVLNKSYTTSDHVKKVLRSLPVRYIPKVTTIQEDKDLKTLSLESLISNLQSHDMNHNGDEPVRNSKPMALKSISKDAKASHVWESEEASHVEGFEDDLDDKEMTFIIKRFYYLAKKNKRFSGRSSGFRGSSFRENKDGHKGCFNYKNSDHFIIECPELQKDKLKKRIFQKDSIKKKFKKILMETWDEIDNEEDSKKDEEQANLALMNLISSEAESNSDFSSKSEEEDVAFSKLSRYDLINFIQDLMGRFQEKSRHMKILKNLYDILKEELNYVQSKNEALEKGHISLVKEVFDKPLNDHEMVLEEFIINGFNITKLSSMIYGVSRRKREGLG, translated from the coding sequence ATGAAGGAGGATGAAGACATTGAAACCATGTTTTCTAGGTTTCAAATTCTTGTGTATGGACTTCAGGTTCTAAACAAAAGCTACACTACATCTGATCATGTCAAGAAGGTTCTTAGGAGTCTTCCTGTCAGATACATACCTAAAGTGACAACTATTCAAGAGGATAAAGACTTAAAGACATTGAGTCTTGAAAGTCTTATTAGTAATCTTCAGAGCCATGACATGAATCACAATGGAGATGAACCTGTCAGAAATTCAAAGCCTATGGCTTTGAAATCTATTTCTAAAGATGCAAAGGCTTCTCATGTCTGGGAATCTGAAGAAGCTTCTCATGTAGAAGGTTTTGAAGATGACTTAGATGATAAGGAAATGACCTTTATCATCAAAAGGTTTTACTATCTGGCCAAGAAGAATAAGAGATTCTCTGGAAGAAGTAGTGGCTTTAGAGGATCTAGCTTCAGAGAAAATAAGGATGGTCATAAAGGATGCTTCAACTACAAGAATTCTGATCACTTCATTATCGAATGTCCCGAACTACAAAAGGACAAGTTAAAGAAGAGAATCTTTCAGAAAGATAGCATCAAGAAAAAATTCAAGAAAATTCTCATGGAAACATGGGATGAGATTGACAATGAAGAAGACTCTAAAAAGGATGAAGAGCAAGCCAACCTTGCCTTGATGAATCTTATATCTTCTGAAGCAGAATCTAATTCAGATTTTAGTTCAAAGTCCGAGGAAGAGGATGTGGCATTTTCTAAACTATCTCGTTATGATTTAATTAATTTCATTCAAGATCTCATGGGAAGATTTCAAGAGAAATCTAGACAcatgaaaatattgaaaaatcTATATGATATTTTGAAAGAAGAATTAAATTATGTTCAAAGTAAAAATGAAGCTCTAGAGAAGGGTCATATTTCTCTAGTAAAGGAAGTTTTTGATAAACCTCTTAATGATCATGAAATGGTTCTTGAAGAGTTTATTATAAATGGTTTTAATATAACTAAACTTTcttccatgatttatggagtaagtaGAAGAAAAAGGGAAGGTCTTGGTTAG